CCTGGCACCCATTCTGACCTCCGCAGCCCGGCTGGTGGAGAAGACGCTGTACGTGCACCTGCAGCCTGGCCTCAGCCTGGGTGGGCCGGCCCAGCCTCACTCCAGCCACGTGCAGGCCACCGTGGAGATCATCAACCTCATCACTGGGCTCTATGCTGGGGCCGATGCCTATAGGCACCTGGACATCCGAGTGCTGCTGACCAACATCCGTACAAAGAACCCAACCCCTCCACCTTCCCTTGGCTCTGTGCAGAACCTAGCCCACCCCCCGGAAGTGGTGTTGACAGACTTCCAGACCCTTGATGGGGGCCAGTACAACCCAGTCAAGCAACAGCTAGAGAGATATGCCACCAGCTGTTACAGCTGCTGCCCCCAGCTGGTCTCTGTGTTGCTCTATCCAGACTATGATCCAGGAGATTCTTCTACAGACCCATCAGTACCCTATTCCTCTGCTCTGTGGTCAGCCTCCCCTGTGCCTAAAGCTCCCAAACACCCCTTACAGGGCTATAACCATGTGGCAGTAGGGGGAACGTTTGACCATCTGCACAATGCTCATAAGTTGTTGCTTACGGTGGCCTGCCTCTTAGCCCAAAAGAGGCTTGTGGTTGGAGTAGCAGACAAAGACTTgttggaaagtgagtagatgaGTCTGGGGGGTTGACTTGGGGTGGGAGGGTTGGCAGAGCAGGGTAAGATAGATGTTCAAGTTCAGTAGTCGTGGAAGTGACCTTTGGACATATGCACTTTATTCTTGCTTCCTTTGGATCTGAAGTGTGGGTAGTAACTACGTTAAGCGGAGCCTCAAAGGCTATTATCTGTGTCTTTCAGACTCCTCCAGGCTTCTCTATCATGATCTCCCTTTTCTAGTTGGCAGATATCCTAGTCATTATAGCCTCTTCCATTAGTAACCATTGCTCCTTCTCTCAATCAGCCCCAACAAAACAGACATTTGGTAGCCATCATTTTTCACAATCATAGtcatcttctttttgtttttagttttcttcAGACCCCACCATCCATTTTCTCTCACTTCTTCCCTTAGATAAAGTGCTCCGGGAATTACTCCAACCATATACAGATAGGGTGAAACATCTGAGTGAGTTCCTGGTGGACATGAAGCCATCCTTGATCTTTGACATAGTCCCCCTCCTAGATCCCTACGGTCCAGCCGGCACTGATCCTTCCTTGGAGTGCTTGGTGGTTAGCGAGGAGACTTATCGTGGGGGGTTGGCTGTCAACTGTCGACGCCTTGAGAATGTAACTCCCTTGGGGAAAATGGGCAGAGGGAGTGGTTGGGGATAGGAAGGGTGGGTGTATATGTGTTAAGAATGGGTTCTCCAAAGATGGGAGGAGTGATACTTTAGAGAGATACTGGGAATGAAACAGAAAAGCTTGCAGCTTGTGTGCCAGTTCCTGGGTTGGCTATGGTTGGGTCCTTAATTTCACCCTCTGAGTGGTTTGTATGGGTTAAAAATGAGTCCTGGGTTTCAAGGCAGAGCCCTGTTaactttctccattttaaaacATCACCCTTTGTTACCTCTACATTTTGCCACAGGGTCTGGAAGAGGTGGCTTTGTATCAGATTTTGTTGCTGAAGAACCCAGACCACAGTGAGAATGAAGAAGACAAAGTTAGCTCCTCCAGCTTCCGTCAGCGATTGCTGGGAACCCT
The Sminthopsis crassicaudata isolate SCR6 chromosome 4, ASM4859323v1, whole genome shotgun sequence genome window above contains:
- the COASY gene encoding bifunctional coenzyme A synthase isoform X2 — encoded protein: MSAFRSGLLVLTSPLAALTPRLAPILTSAARLVEKTLYVHLQPGLSLGGPAQPHSSHVQATVEIINLITGLYAGADAYRHLDIRVLLTNIRTKNPTPPPSLGSVQNLAHPPEVVLTDFQTLDGGQYNPVKQQLERYATSCYSCCPQLVSVLLYPDYDPGDSSTDPSVPYSSALWSASPVPKAPKHPLQGYNHVAVGGTFDHLHNAHKLLLTVACLLAQKRLVVGVADKDLLENKVLRELLQPYTDRVKHLSEFLVDMKPSLIFDIVPLLDPYGPAGTDPSLECLVGLEEVALYQILLLKNPDHSENEEDKVSSSSFRQRLLGTLLQPPNKRPDLPSNIYVVGLTGSSGSGKTSVAMLLQDLGAKVIDSDQLGHRAYAPDGPAYQTVIEAFGTDIIQEDGTINRKILSSQVFGNKKKLKNLTDIIWPVIAKMCQEEIKKAAAEGKTIFVIDAALLLEAGWNNMVHEVWTVIVPETEAIRRIMQRDSLTEAAAQARLRNQMTNQQRVDQSHVVLSTLWEPHITRRQVEKAWALLLERIKSQ
- the COASY gene encoding bifunctional coenzyme A synthase isoform X1 yields the protein MSAFRSGLLVLTSPLAALTPRLAPILTSAARLVEKTLYVHLQPGLSLGGPAQPHSSHVQATVEIINLITGLYAGADAYRHLDIRVLLTNIRTKNPTPPPSLGSVQNLAHPPEVVLTDFQTLDGGQYNPVKQQLERYATSCYSCCPQLVSVLLYPDYDPGDSSTDPSVPYSSALWSASPVPKAPKHPLQGYNHVAVGGTFDHLHNAHKLLLTVACLLAQKRLVVGVADKDLLENKVLRELLQPYTDRVKHLSEFLVDMKPSLIFDIVPLLDPYGPAGTDPSLECLVVSEETYRGGLAVNCRRLENGLEEVALYQILLLKNPDHSENEEDKVSSSSFRQRLLGTLLQPPNKRPDLPSNIYVVGLTGSSGSGKTSVAMLLQDLGAKVIDSDQLGHRAYAPDGPAYQTVIEAFGTDIIQEDGTINRKILSSQVFGNKKKLKNLTDIIWPVIAKMCQEEIKKAAAEGKTIFVIDAALLLEAGWNNMVHEVWTVIVPETEAIRRIMQRDSLTEAAAQARLRNQMTNQQRVDQSHVVLSTLWEPHITRRQVEKAWALLLERIKSQ